The window TTGACTAAGCAGGTCGATATGTCAAAAATAAAGGTTGACAAGGAGGGCAAGGTCAAGGGTCTTGATGAGCAGGTAGCAGGTTTTAAGGAGACTTACAAAGAGTTTTTTATAAGCGAAGATGCTAATAAAATAACAGGCTACACGCCAGCAAATCCTGAGAGGCTAAATATTAGTAATAGTTATGACAGTCTTATAAATAAGGCTGATAGTATGTCGGCTGATGAAGTAGCCGATGTTTTTAAAAATTTATAAATAAGGAGATAAAGATATTATGACAATAAGAAATTTTAAACCGACACTTTGGGAGGGGGCTTTACTTTCTCAATTTCACAGTGTGTCTATAGCTGACGCTATGGCAACTAAACCGACTGATATTCAGGGGGAAAAGGTAGTATTTACTAAGGTTAAAAAGGGGGCTGTAAATGATTATACAGGTTCTGTTAACTGGGCAGAGGTAGATACGGATATTGTAGAGATGACTTTTCCAAAGCAAAAGTATTTTGCAATTAAGCTTGAGAAAGATTTTAAAAGGGTAATGAGCGGTGAAGACGAGTAGTAAGTATTTTGAAAACAGGGCAGCTAAAAACCAGTGGCAGACTTACTACAATACAGAAAAGCATAGTAAAAAGCTTATTGCCATATATGAAGATTTGACAAGGTCTTTAGTTGATGAGCTTATGAAGGTAGAAGAACTTATAAGCAAAAAGGGCTTAAGTCGAAGTTTGGCTTATAGGTCTAAGTATTTAAGGCTTTTACAAAATAGGTATAAAAACGAGGTTTTGCTTTTAAGTAAGAAGGTAGATAAGATTTATTCTAATATTACTGACGATATAAGCCTTAAGACTTATGAGGATACTTCAAAGGAGCTTGGCTTTGATATTGTTTATAATGATTTGTCGGTTAAGGTTAGCCCAAAAGCCCTGGCTTGTGCCAACTTTAAGACTAGGCTAGGCAAAAAACCAGGCTGAGATGACAAAAAGATTATTCGAGACTTTGCAAGTTGGGCTTAATACGGCTTGTCGCTGTTGAAATGGCTATTCGTTTAAAAAATGGCGTTGATAGGGATTTTAACAAAAATCATGCTACTTGTCAGAACTGAGGCTATGCATCATTTAAACCAGGTTAAAATTACAGGCTTACAAAAAGACATAAGGTTGTAAAGAAATTAAAAGATGTTGTAACTTTAGACGATAGGACAAGCGAACAGTGTGCAGTCTGTGCTGGGTAATATTTATGAATATTGATAACGCCCATATTCTTCCTAGACATCCTCGGTGTCGCTGTGTTCTGGTTGCTTATATTGATGTTGATAATCTGGCAAAACAGTTTGATAGGGAGGAAGCCTCAGTTGATAAGGCTTTACAAGCTGGCTCTGGTGGTGCTATAATTAAGAAAGAAAAAGTCTATAAGATAGCTGATAAGGAGACAGAAGAGAGGCTGCAAGAAGTTTCTGATGGGGTTTGGTCTAGCTTGTCTGAAATTGAAAAAAGGGCTATAAGTGATTATACAGGGGACTATTCAGAAGTAACGAATACATACCTAAGAAACAAAGATTTAGGAGGAGTTAGAGACGCTAAAATTGAAGCTAGGGTGCAAGCCTTAGATGCAGTCTTAGAAAGTAATAGGCTAGGCTATGATTTGAAATTATATCGTTATGTAAGCGAAGA of the Gemella sp. zg-570 genome contains:
- a CDS encoding ADP-ribosyltransferase codes for the protein MNIDNAHILPRHPRCRCVLVAYIDVDNLAKQFDREEASVDKALQAGSGGAIIKKEKVYKIADKETEERLQEVSDGVWSSLSEIEKRAISDYTGDYSEVTNTYLRNKDLGGVRDAKIEARVQALDAVLESNRLGYDLKLYRYVSEEEFKALQEGDYFKNYLSTSIHRTRTEHFGDGYKFIIQAPKQTKGYYIGKNSENDYEKEFLVHRKTKYKILNIDEEKGILEMELLEDE